The Limnochorda sp. LNt genome includes a region encoding these proteins:
- the ftsZ gene encoding cell division protein FtsZ, whose translation MARFEMDSGPYANIKVVGVGGGGQNAVNRMIEAELRGVEFIAINTDAQALALSNAPHKLQIGEKLTKGLGAGSMPEIGQKAAEESRDLIREALQGADMVFITAGMGGGTGTGGAPVVAEIAREVAALTVAVVTRPFSFEGRRRMRQAEEGIANLRGRVDTLIVIPNDRLLQVVDKKTSIVDAFRLADDVLRQGVQGISDLITVPGLINLDFADVRTIMSNAGSALMGIGRASGSEDRAVKAARAAVSSPLLESSIQGAKGVLLNITGSSNLGLFEVNEAAQVVIEAADPEANVIFGAVIDDSLNDEVKVTVIATGFSDDRRDDQRPGQATRVRGGVPAREDRTLEIRPLVQDDLDIPPFLRRR comes from the coding sequence ATGGCCCGATTCGAGATGGACTCTGGTCCTTACGCCAACATCAAGGTCGTCGGCGTCGGCGGCGGCGGGCAGAACGCGGTCAACCGCATGATCGAGGCCGAGCTGCGCGGCGTCGAGTTCATCGCCATCAACACCGATGCGCAGGCCCTGGCCCTCTCCAACGCCCCTCACAAGCTCCAGATAGGCGAGAAGCTGACCAAGGGCCTGGGGGCCGGTTCCATGCCCGAGATCGGGCAGAAGGCGGCCGAGGAGAGCCGCGACCTGATCCGCGAGGCCCTGCAGGGCGCCGACATGGTCTTCATCACGGCCGGCATGGGCGGGGGCACGGGCACCGGCGGCGCGCCGGTGGTGGCCGAGATCGCCCGCGAGGTGGCGGCCCTGACGGTGGCGGTGGTGACCCGGCCCTTCTCCTTCGAGGGGCGCCGCCGGATGCGGCAGGCGGAGGAGGGCATCGCCAACCTGCGGGGGCGGGTCGACACCCTCATCGTCATCCCCAACGATCGCCTGCTGCAGGTGGTCGACAAGAAGACCTCCATCGTCGACGCCTTCCGGCTGGCGGACGACGTGCTGCGCCAGGGCGTGCAGGGGATCTCGGACCTCATCACGGTACCGGGCCTCATCAACCTCGACTTCGCCGACGTGCGCACCATCATGTCCAACGCCGGGTCGGCGCTGATGGGCATCGGGCGCGCCAGCGGCTCCGAGGACCGGGCCGTCAAGGCGGCTCGCGCCGCGGTCTCGAGCCCCCTGCTGGAGTCCAGCATCCAGGGCGCCAAGGGCGTGCTGCTCAACATCACGGGCAGCTCCAACCTGGGCCTCTTCGAGGTCAACGAGGCGGCCCAGGTCGTCATCGAGGCGGCCGACCCCGAGGCCAACGTCATCTTCGGGGCGGTCATCGACGACTCCCTCAACGACGAGGTGAAGGTGACGGTCATCGCGACGGGCTTCTCCGACGACCGCCGCGATGACCAGCGCCCCGGCCAGGCCACCCGCGTCCGCGGCGGCGTGCCGGCCAGGGAGGACCGCACCCTGGAGATCCGGCCCCTGGTCCAGGACGATCTGGACATCCCGCCCTTCCTGCGCCGCCGCTGA
- a CDS encoding cell division protein FtsQ/DivIB produces the protein MTVGAYGVLASPLFRVQEVVVVGADGPTAQRIAARLARQRGANLLAVEAADVQAATAGEPRVARAWLVRRLPSTLEVAVLARDPVAEVAVADRFWEVDRLGVVLGPAARPGAHPTLTGVVQTGEGLAVARPGPPRLVQAAALVSELGPVLGERLAGLHVDEAGERWVYLTDGSVIRWGVARIGPDEAARDARRVEVLAALVAELGSARPFEADLRDPLRATWRPR, from the coding sequence ATGACGGTCGGCGCCTACGGGGTGCTGGCTTCGCCGCTGTTTCGGGTGCAGGAGGTGGTGGTCGTGGGCGCCGACGGCCCCACGGCTCAGCGCATCGCCGCTCGCCTGGCCCGGCAGCGTGGCGCCAATCTGCTGGCCGTGGAGGCGGCCGACGTCCAGGCGGCCACGGCCGGCGAGCCCCGGGTGGCACGCGCCTGGCTGGTACGCCGCCTGCCGTCGACGCTGGAGGTGGCGGTGCTGGCACGGGACCCGGTGGCGGAGGTGGCGGTGGCGGACCGCTTCTGGGAGGTGGACCGGCTCGGCGTGGTGCTGGGCCCGGCGGCCAGGCCCGGCGCGCATCCGACCCTGACCGGCGTGGTGCAGACGGGCGAGGGCCTGGCGGTGGCGAGGCCGGGCCCGCCCCGCCTAGTGCAGGCGGCGGCGCTGGTGAGCGAGCTGGGGCCGGTGCTGGGTGAGCGGCTGGCGGGGCTGCACGTCGACGAGGCGGGCGAGCGATGGGTCTACCTGACCGACGGCAGCGTCATCCGCTGGGGCGTCGCCCGCATCGGCCCCGACGAGGCGGCCCGGGACGCGCGGCGCGTGGAGGTGCTGGCCGCGCTGGTGGCCGAGCTGGGCTCCGCGCGGCCCTTCGAGGCCGACCTGCGCGACCCGCTGCGCGCCACCTGGCGACCCCGCTAG
- a CDS encoding sigma-E processing peptidase SpoIIGA has translation MAGLAYLVANLVFDYALLWATGRLHGRPAVPSRLALGAWIGAASFTLLPPTVSPALLVLSCLAVSWLMIAAAYRVPGLRALGPLVATLWAVGCVAAGAGMAAQSLLGGAGPRATGPLVSLGTLAAVATVVRPRLAAAALARALRVRVVLRFEHQRLEVEGLVDTGNRLREPVEGLPVILIDPGALASLLEPALRDRLDRLAREPLSLAVRLPALAPQWARRFRLVPFRAVGTERGVMAAFRADLLVLHGAGGPPSRLGPAVVALSPTPLEQDGAQALIPAEYVTAPGPSSQGDLPESTGREREGGVVGVETG, from the coding sequence ATGGCTGGGCTCGCCTACCTGGTGGCCAACCTGGTTTTCGACTACGCGCTGTTGTGGGCGACGGGACGTCTGCACGGGCGGCCGGCCGTGCCGTCTCGCCTGGCGCTGGGCGCCTGGATCGGGGCGGCCTCCTTTACCCTGCTGCCGCCCACCGTCTCGCCGGCCCTGCTGGTCTTGTCATGCCTGGCCGTCTCGTGGCTCATGATCGCGGCGGCCTACCGGGTGCCCGGGCTGCGCGCCCTGGGCCCCCTGGTGGCCACGTTGTGGGCCGTGGGCTGCGTGGCGGCGGGAGCGGGCATGGCCGCCCAGAGCCTGCTGGGCGGGGCGGGGCCCCGCGCCACGGGGCCACTGGTCTCGCTGGGGACGCTGGCGGCCGTGGCGACGGTGGTGCGACCCAGGCTGGCCGCCGCCGCCCTGGCCCGGGCGCTGCGGGTGCGGGTGGTACTGCGCTTCGAGCACCAGCGCCTGGAGGTGGAGGGCCTGGTCGACACCGGCAACCGCCTGCGGGAGCCGGTGGAGGGGCTGCCCGTCATCCTCATCGACCCGGGTGCGCTGGCGTCCCTGCTGGAGCCGGCGCTGCGAGACCGCCTGGACCGGCTGGCCCGGGAGCCCCTGTCGCTGGCCGTGCGGCTGCCGGCGCTGGCACCGCAATGGGCCCGGCGCTTCCGGCTGGTGCCCTTCCGGGCCGTCGGCACCGAACGGGGGGTGATGGCCGCCTTTCGAGCCGACCTGCTGGTGTTGCACGGGGCCGGAGGCCCGCCTTCGCGGCTGGGGCCGGCGGTGGTCGCCCTGTCGCCCACGCCGCTGGAGCAGGACGGGGCGCAGGCCTTGATACCGGCCGAGTACGTGACGGCGCCGGGCCCGTCGTCCCAGGGGGACCTGCCGGAGTCGACGGGCCGGGAGCGGGAAGGAGGAGTCGTCGGTGTCGAGACCGGGTGA
- a CDS encoding glycosyltransferase, which yields MGPHRASGAEAGRSAPPSVAIVAAGTGGHIYPALAVAEALRRLEPEVAVWFLTTRRGLGPEILARHGQRFTVVVGEPAPRRLAAGGAFTFAAAMARAPGRPGRRCAGTAPGRFWPRAGTGRCPPWPRPAAWGSHRLAGTERPAGRATACWPGGPGWWRWASRRRPGSCPRRCAAGCR from the coding sequence GTGGGGCCGCACCGGGCGAGCGGAGCGGAGGCGGGACGGTCGGCGCCGCCCAGCGTCGCCATCGTCGCAGCCGGCACAGGCGGTCACATCTACCCGGCCCTGGCGGTGGCCGAGGCGCTGAGGCGGCTCGAGCCGGAGGTGGCCGTCTGGTTCTTGACGACGCGCCGGGGCCTGGGGCCCGAGATCCTGGCGCGGCACGGTCAGCGCTTCACGGTGGTGGTGGGCGAGCCGGCGCCGCGACGGCTGGCGGCGGGCGGGGCCTTCACGTTCGCCGCGGCCATGGCGCGGGCGCCTGGCAGGCCCGGGCGGCGCTGCGCCGGCACGGCGCCCGGGCGCTTCTGGCCACGGGCGGGTACGGGTCGGTGCCCGCCGTGGCCGCGGCCCGCAGCCTGGGGCTCCCATCGTCTGGCAGGAACAGAACGCCCTGCCGGACGCGCCACCGCCTGCTGGCCCGGCGGGCCCGGGTGGTGGCGCTGGGCTTCGAGGAGGCGGCCCGGGAGCTGCCCCCGGCGGTGCGCAGCCGGGTGCAGGTGA
- a CDS encoding UDP-N-acetylmuramoyl-tripeptide--D-alanyl-D-alanine ligase, translated as MEPLTAGAVAEVCGATVQSGSPETVVERVCTDSRQVQPGDLFIALRGPRFDGHDFVADALERGARAVVVERGRVGELPARTGAVLGVDDSLAALQRLAAWYRRRMRDPAVVAVTGSVGKTTTKEMVAAALSGLGAVVKAPASFNNEVGVPLVILAAGPGTRALVLEIGMRGPGQIRHLAGVAAPTVGVVTNVGESHVGLLGSVEAIARAKAELVESLQPGATAVLNGDDERVRAMARLTRDGVRVLTFGSGAGCDVRLQAVEGGGLGGTRLELEYRGQRAGCRLAVPGRHMAINAAAAVAAALACGVELEAAARGLDGFAGAAMRMEVIRTADDIVLLNDAYNASPTSMRAALETLGRVAAEERRRAVAILGDMLELGALAPQAHRGIGREAAERGVDLLVAVGEMAGEMAAGAREGAAGSEMAIVMARDAEHAVAVACRQVQAGDAVLVKASRAMGLDGVVRALVRAHPPADGAGGRVPEEAEPA; from the coding sequence ATGGAGCCCTTGACCGCCGGCGCCGTGGCCGAGGTGTGCGGCGCGACGGTGCAGTCCGGGTCTCCCGAGACGGTGGTCGAGCGGGTTTGCACCGACTCCCGGCAGGTGCAGCCGGGCGACCTCTTCATCGCCTTGCGAGGGCCCCGCTTCGACGGGCACGACTTCGTGGCCGACGCCCTCGAGCGAGGTGCCCGGGCCGTGGTGGTGGAGCGCGGCAGGGTCGGGGAGCTGCCCGCTCGGACGGGGGCGGTGCTGGGGGTCGACGACTCCCTGGCGGCCCTGCAGCGCCTGGCGGCCTGGTACCGCCGGCGGATGCGCGACCCGGCGGTGGTGGCCGTCACCGGCAGCGTGGGCAAGACCACCACCAAGGAGATGGTGGCGGCCGCCCTGAGCGGGCTGGGAGCCGTGGTCAAGGCACCGGCCAGCTTCAACAACGAGGTGGGGGTCCCGCTCGTCATCCTGGCGGCCGGCCCGGGCACCCGGGCGCTGGTGCTGGAGATCGGCATGCGCGGGCCCGGTCAGATCCGCCACCTGGCCGGGGTGGCCGCCCCCACCGTCGGCGTCGTGACCAACGTGGGCGAGTCCCACGTGGGGCTGCTCGGCAGCGTCGAGGCCATCGCCCGGGCCAAGGCCGAGCTGGTGGAGAGCCTGCAGCCCGGGGCCACGGCCGTGCTCAACGGCGACGACGAGCGGGTGCGGGCCATGGCCCGCCTCACCCGAGACGGGGTGCGGGTGCTCACCTTCGGGTCGGGCGCCGGCTGTGACGTGCGGCTGCAGGCCGTCGAGGGCGGCGGGCTCGGGGGCACCCGGCTCGAGCTCGAGTATCGCGGGCAGCGGGCAGGGTGCCGGCTGGCCGTGCCGGGGCGCCACATGGCCATCAACGCGGCGGCGGCCGTGGCCGCGGCGCTGGCCTGCGGCGTCGAGCTGGAGGCGGCGGCCCGAGGGCTGGACGGCTTCGCGGGAGCCGCCATGCGCATGGAGGTGATCCGGACGGCCGACGACATCGTCCTGCTCAACGACGCCTACAACGCCAGCCCCACCTCCATGCGGGCGGCGCTGGAGACGCTGGGCCGCGTGGCGGCCGAGGAGCGCCGGCGCGCCGTCGCCATCCTGGGGGACATGCTGGAGCTGGGCGCCCTCGCCCCCCAGGCGCACCGCGGCATCGGCCGGGAGGCGGCCGAGCGGGGCGTCGATCTGCTGGTGGCGGTGGGAGAGATGGCCGGCGAGATGGCGGCCGGCGCGCGCGAGGGCGCGGCGGGCTCGGAGATGGCCATCGTCATGGCCCGTGACGCCGAGCATGCCGTCGCCGTCGCCTGCCGGCAGGTGCAGGCAGGCGACGCCGTGCTGGTCAAGGCATCCCGGGCCATGGGCCTGGACGGGGTGGTGCGGGCGCTGGTGCGGGCGCATCCCCCGGCGGACGGGGCCGGCGGCCGCGTGCCCGAGGAGGCGGAGCCGGCGTGA
- the murA gene encoding UDP-N-acetylglucosamine 1-carboxyvinyltransferase has product MDRLSVVGGVPLAGTIHVSGAKNAALKLMAAALLTRQPCVIRNVPRILDVATMMGLLEGIGARVRWTGPGEVRVEAPGSLEGEPPPQLVRTMRASVQLMGPLLARTGRVRISQPGGCNIGERPLDLHLQGLQAMGATVVQEGGFITLRARRLHGAEIVLDFPSVGATENLMMSATLAEGTTVIANAAREPEVVELQGFLRAMGARVEGAGGSTVRVEGVPSLGGATWELMPDRIETATWMVAAAITRGHLRLEGVRPDHVAAVMARLEAAGARIQADGSTMEVVGPAERPVPVSIRTQPYPGFPTDVQPQWAALMAMALGTSVIREEIYSHRFQYVRELWRMGADITVESRVAIIRGVPALTGASIEAPDLRGGAALVLAALAAEGASQIRGVHHLDRGYEALERKLRQVGARVERASTEGGPAGRPGRSAPRRPRRAGPARGARRCRPQHRARGGGTSWRPRPGR; this is encoded by the coding sequence GTGGATCGGCTCTCCGTCGTCGGTGGTGTGCCATTGGCCGGCACCATCCACGTCTCCGGCGCCAAGAACGCGGCCCTCAAGCTGATGGCGGCGGCCCTGCTCACCCGGCAGCCCTGCGTCATCCGCAACGTGCCCCGCATCCTCGACGTGGCCACCATGATGGGGCTCCTGGAGGGGATCGGCGCAAGGGTGAGGTGGACAGGGCCGGGCGAGGTGCGCGTCGAGGCACCCGGGTCCCTGGAGGGCGAGCCGCCACCGCAGCTGGTGCGCACCATGCGGGCCAGCGTGCAGCTGATGGGCCCGCTGCTGGCGCGCACCGGGCGGGTGCGCATCAGCCAACCCGGCGGCTGCAACATCGGTGAGCGGCCGCTCGATCTGCACCTGCAGGGGTTGCAGGCCATGGGCGCGACGGTGGTCCAGGAGGGTGGCTTCATCACGCTGCGAGCCCGGCGGCTGCACGGAGCCGAGATCGTCCTGGACTTCCCCTCGGTGGGGGCCACCGAGAACCTGATGATGTCGGCCACCCTGGCGGAGGGCACGACGGTCATCGCCAACGCGGCCCGGGAGCCCGAGGTGGTGGAGCTGCAAGGCTTCCTGCGGGCCATGGGCGCCCGGGTCGAGGGCGCCGGAGGCTCCACGGTGCGAGTGGAGGGCGTGCCGTCGCTGGGCGGGGCGACCTGGGAGCTGATGCCGGATCGCATCGAGACGGCGACCTGGATGGTGGCGGCCGCCATCACACGGGGGCACCTGCGGCTCGAGGGGGTGCGGCCCGACCACGTGGCGGCGGTGATGGCCCGCCTCGAGGCGGCCGGCGCCCGGATCCAGGCCGACGGCTCGACCATGGAGGTGGTGGGGCCGGCGGAGCGGCCGGTGCCGGTCTCCATCCGGACGCAGCCGTATCCGGGCTTCCCCACCGACGTGCAGCCGCAGTGGGCCGCCTTGATGGCCATGGCCCTCGGCACCAGCGTCATCCGCGAGGAGATCTACTCGCACCGGTTCCAGTACGTGCGCGAGCTGTGGCGCATGGGCGCCGACATCACGGTCGAGTCGAGGGTGGCCATCATCCGCGGGGTGCCGGCCCTGACGGGCGCCAGCATCGAGGCGCCCGACCTGCGGGGCGGGGCGGCGCTGGTGCTGGCCGCGCTGGCCGCCGAGGGCGCGAGCCAGATCCGCGGGGTGCACCACCTCGACCGGGGCTACGAGGCCCTCGAGCGGAAGTTGAGGCAGGTGGGCGCACGCGTCGAGCGGGCGTCGACTGAGGGCGGGCCCGCCGGCCGGCCCGGCCGGTCGGCGCCGCGACGTCCGCGGCGAGCGGGCCCGGCGAGAGGGGCGCGACGTTGCCGACCGCAGCACCGAGCCCGCGGCGGCGGGACGAGCTGGCGGCCCCGGCCGGGGCGCTGA
- the sigE gene encoding RNA polymerase sporulation sigma factor SigE, translated as MAHLAGYVGPASGEVLPPPLTGEQEARLIGQLAVGDLAARSPLIEHNLRLVVYIARKFDNTGIAIEDLVSIGTIGLIKAVHTFDPGRRIKLATYASRCIENEILMFLRRHAKTRAEVSLDEPLNTDREGDELLLSDILGTESDVVRHLEDSVEKEMLHSAMERLSGRERRIVELRFGLVDGEERTQKQVADLLGISQSYISRLEKRIIKKLRQELAAMVAT; from the coding sequence ATGGCGCACCTGGCAGGCTACGTCGGCCCCGCCTCGGGCGAGGTGCTGCCGCCGCCGCTGACGGGTGAGCAGGAGGCGCGCCTCATCGGTCAGCTGGCCGTGGGCGACCTGGCGGCGCGCTCGCCTCTCATCGAGCACAACCTGCGGCTGGTGGTCTACATCGCCCGCAAATTCGACAACACCGGCATCGCGATCGAAGACCTGGTCTCCATCGGCACCATCGGCCTCATCAAGGCGGTCCACACCTTCGACCCCGGCCGGCGCATCAAGCTGGCCACCTACGCCTCCCGCTGCATCGAGAACGAGATCCTGATGTTCTTGCGCCGCCACGCCAAGACACGGGCGGAGGTCTCCCTGGACGAGCCCCTCAACACGGACCGGGAGGGCGACGAGCTGCTGCTCTCCGACATCCTGGGCACCGAGAGCGACGTCGTGCGCCATCTGGAGGACAGCGTCGAAAAGGAGATGCTCCACTCGGCCATGGAGCGCCTCAGCGGCCGGGAGCGGCGCATCGTGGAGCTGCGCTTCGGGCTGGTCGACGGCGAGGAGCGCACGCAAAAGCAGGTGGCCGACCTGCTCGGCATCTCCCAATCCTATATCTCCCGACTGGAGAAGCGCATCATCAAGAAGCTCCGCCAGGAGCTGGCCGCCATGGTGGCCACGTGA
- a CDS encoding UDP-N-acetylglucosamine--N-acetylmuramyl-(pentapeptide) pyrophosphoryl-undecaprenol N-acetylglucosamine transferase → MALGFEEAARELPPAVRSRVQVTGNPIRRAVAEGLQRAEAARRLGLDPARRTVLMVGASQGARRLNEALVHAVRELAAIPGMQVLASTGRAQFEATVALLRQHAPEATVEGHRARLGSVTLVPYLEDMAAALSVADLAISRAGAISLAELTARGLALVLVPYPHAADRHQDANARVLERAGAAVVVPDEALDARRLVEVVRELLADPARLAAMSKASRGLGRPQAAEEVARLVLRYATQSRASA, encoded by the coding sequence GTGGCGCTGGGCTTCGAGGAGGCGGCCCGGGAGCTGCCCCCGGCGGTGCGCAGCCGGGTGCAGGTGACGGGCAACCCCATCCGCCGAGCCGTGGCCGAGGGCCTGCAACGGGCCGAGGCGGCGCGCCGGCTGGGGCTCGATCCGGCCCGCCGCACGGTGCTCATGGTGGGGGCGAGCCAGGGAGCCCGCCGCCTCAACGAGGCGCTGGTGCATGCGGTCCGGGAGCTGGCGGCCATCCCCGGCATGCAGGTGCTGGCCTCGACGGGGCGGGCCCAGTTCGAGGCGACGGTGGCGCTGCTGCGCCAGCATGCCCCCGAGGCCACCGTCGAGGGTCACCGGGCCCGGTTGGGCAGCGTGACGCTGGTGCCCTACCTGGAGGACATGGCGGCGGCCCTCTCGGTGGCCGACCTGGCCATCTCCAGGGCGGGGGCCATCTCGCTGGCGGAGCTGACGGCCCGCGGGCTGGCGCTGGTGCTGGTGCCGTACCCGCATGCGGCCGACCGCCACCAGGACGCCAACGCCCGGGTGCTGGAGCGGGCGGGGGCGGCGGTGGTGGTACCCGACGAGGCCCTGGACGCCAGGCGTCTGGTGGAGGTGGTGAGGGAGCTCCTGGCGGATCCGGCCCGGCTGGCGGCCATGTCCAAGGCCAGCCGGGGCCTGGGGCGCCCGCAGGCGGCCGAGGAGGTGGCGCGACTGGTGCTGCGCTACGCCACGCAGAGCCGGGCCTCGGCGTGA
- the sigG gene encoding RNA polymerase sporulation sigma factor SigG, with the protein MAHSTKVEICGVNTSRLPVLTNARMRELLVRMRNGDPTAREELIRGNLRLVLSVIQRFNSRGEYVDDLFQVGCIGLMKAIDNFDLSQNVKFSTYAVPMIVGEIRRYLRDNNPIRVSRSLRDVAYKALQVRDQLTSKYSREPTVAQIAEELDVPREEVVAALDAIQEPVSLFEPIYHDGGDPIYVMDQVSDDPSPDSTWLEGISIREAIHRLGPREQRILSMRFFEGKTQMEVAEAIGISQAQVSRLEKAALKQLRRHMTS; encoded by the coding sequence ATGGCACACAGCACGAAGGTCGAGATTTGTGGGGTCAACACGTCTCGGTTGCCGGTCCTGACCAACGCGCGCATGCGCGAGCTCTTGGTGCGCATGCGCAACGGCGATCCGACGGCCCGGGAGGAGCTGATCCGCGGCAACCTGCGGCTGGTGCTGAGCGTGATCCAGCGCTTCAACAGCCGGGGCGAGTACGTGGACGACCTGTTTCAGGTGGGCTGCATCGGCCTGATGAAGGCCATCGACAACTTCGACCTGAGCCAGAACGTGAAGTTTTCGACCTACGCGGTGCCGATGATCGTGGGCGAGATCCGGCGGTACCTGCGGGACAACAACCCCATCCGGGTGAGCCGGTCCTTGCGCGACGTGGCCTACAAGGCGCTCCAGGTGCGCGATCAGCTCACCTCCAAGTATTCGCGCGAGCCGACCGTCGCGCAAATCGCGGAGGAGCTCGACGTCCCCCGGGAGGAGGTCGTCGCGGCCCTGGACGCCATCCAGGAGCCCGTCTCCCTCTTCGAGCCCATCTATCACGACGGCGGGGACCCCATCTACGTCATGGACCAGGTCAGCGACGACCCCAGCCCGGACAGCACCTGGCTCGAGGGCATCTCCATCCGGGAGGCCATCCACCGGCTGGGCCCCCGGGAGCAGCGGATCCTGAGCATGCGCTTCTTCGAGGGCAAGACGCAGATGGAGGTGGCAGAGGCCATCGGCATCTCCCAGGCGCAGGTCTCGCGGCTGGAGAAGGCGGCTCTCAAGCAGCTGCGCCGCCACATGACGAGCTGA
- the mraY gene encoding phospho-N-acetylmuramoyl-pentapeptide-transferase, with amino-acid sequence MTGIGGALAAALLSTLVTLALLPGTIRMLRQLGAGKSIRAEGPARHAAKAGTPTMGGVVMVGASAAATLALAPDLDVALPLVAGVAAFGLLGSLDDLRALVRRRAMGLRAREKLAGQLLLGAALGAWALRVAPEVSQLSLPFTQARWDLAPLPFVLLAAVATAGATNAVNLTDGLDGLAAGAVALTSAVYAGAALLMDRPSVAIFAASVAGACLGFIWYNGYPAQVFMGDAGSLALGAALMGMAIFTQTLLVLPIVGGLFVAETLSVMAQVTYFRLTGGRRLLRMSPLHHHLELSGWSEPKVVVRLWLAAALCGLLGLWAMLPGLRG; translated from the coding sequence GTGACGGGCATCGGTGGCGCCCTGGCGGCGGCTCTCCTCAGCACCCTCGTGACGCTGGCGCTGCTGCCCGGCACCATCCGGATGCTGCGGCAGCTGGGCGCGGGCAAGAGCATCCGGGCCGAGGGGCCCGCCCGGCACGCGGCCAAGGCCGGCACGCCCACCATGGGCGGCGTGGTGATGGTGGGGGCGTCGGCGGCGGCGACGCTGGCGCTGGCGCCGGACCTGGACGTCGCCCTGCCCCTGGTGGCGGGGGTGGCGGCCTTCGGGCTGCTGGGCAGTCTCGACGACCTGCGGGCGCTGGTGCGGCGGCGGGCCATGGGGCTGCGCGCCCGCGAGAAGCTGGCGGGACAGCTCTTGCTGGGCGCCGCGCTGGGCGCCTGGGCGTTGAGGGTGGCCCCCGAGGTGAGCCAGCTCTCGCTACCCTTCACCCAGGCCAGGTGGGATCTCGCGCCCCTGCCCTTCGTGCTGCTGGCGGCGGTGGCCACGGCGGGGGCGACCAACGCCGTCAACCTCACCGACGGCCTCGACGGGCTGGCGGCGGGTGCCGTGGCCCTCACCTCCGCGGTCTACGCGGGGGCCGCCTTGTTGATGGACAGGCCCTCCGTGGCCATCTTCGCGGCCAGCGTGGCAGGGGCTTGCCTCGGCTTCATCTGGTACAACGGCTACCCGGCCCAGGTCTTCATGGGTGACGCCGGCAGCCTGGCGCTGGGCGCGGCGCTGATGGGGATGGCCATCTTCACCCAGACGCTGTTGGTGCTGCCCATCGTGGGCGGGCTCTTCGTGGCCGAGACGCTGTCGGTCATGGCGCAGGTCACCTACTTCCGCCTGACCGGCGGGCGGCGGCTGTTGCGCATGAGCCCGCTGCACCACCACCTGGAGTTGAGCGGCTGGAGCGAGCCCAAGGTGGTGGTGAGGCTCTGGCTGGCAGCGGCGCTGTGCGGGCTGCTGGGGCTGTGGGCGATGCTGCCGGGGTTGCGGGGGTGA
- the ftsW gene encoding putative lipid II flippase FtsW produces MAGAAVRAGPARGAVPAATAWPQRSAAGAAPPDVVLVLAVMTLVGIGLVMVLSASYTRALSQFGDPYHFFERQVLYAAAGWILVALLSRIEPDRFKPLAVPLMAISYVLLVVVLLTGPEIGGSRRWITLPLFSFQPSELAKLAAINFTAYWVAQRPGEMGSLVRGSLVPLLAAGLAFGLIMLEPDFGTAAMLLGVVVVQLFAAGMRVAHLAGLMALAVPGLAALIWLEPYRLARLLAFVDPWADPAGRGWSVIQALLALGSGGPFGLGLGQSRQKFAYLPEHHTDFIFAILGEELGWVGAMTVVVLFCVVAWRGYRIALGLRDPYQQVLATGLVVLLVGQALINMGVVSGILPVTGIPLPFLSYGGSSLIGSLTVVGVLLALSRKSVV; encoded by the coding sequence GTGGCCGGTGCGGCCGTGCGGGCCGGGCCGGCGAGAGGCGCGGTGCCGGCGGCGACGGCCTGGCCCCAGCGGTCGGCGGCAGGGGCCGCGCCGCCGGACGTGGTGCTGGTGCTGGCGGTCATGACGCTGGTGGGCATCGGCCTCGTCATGGTGCTGAGCGCCAGCTACACCCGCGCACTGTCGCAGTTCGGCGATCCCTACCACTTCTTCGAGCGGCAGGTGCTCTACGCCGCGGCGGGATGGATCCTGGTGGCCCTGCTGAGCCGGATCGAGCCGGACCGATTCAAGCCCCTGGCAGTGCCCCTGATGGCCATCAGCTACGTGCTGCTGGTGGTGGTGCTGCTGACGGGGCCGGAGATCGGCGGGTCGCGCCGGTGGATCACGCTGCCGCTCTTCAGCTTCCAGCCCTCGGAGCTGGCCAAGCTGGCGGCCATCAACTTCACCGCCTACTGGGTGGCCCAGCGGCCGGGAGAGATGGGGTCGCTGGTGCGGGGGTCGCTGGTGCCGCTGCTGGCGGCCGGTCTCGCCTTCGGGCTCATCATGCTGGAGCCCGACTTCGGCACGGCGGCCATGCTGCTGGGGGTCGTGGTCGTGCAGCTCTTCGCGGCCGGGATGCGCGTCGCCCACCTGGCCGGGCTGATGGCCCTGGCGGTGCCGGGCCTGGCGGCCCTCATCTGGCTCGAGCCGTACCGGTTGGCGCGGCTGTTGGCCTTCGTCGACCCGTGGGCCGATCCCGCCGGGCGCGGCTGGAGCGTCATCCAGGCGCTGCTGGCCCTGGGCTCGGGCGGGCCCTTCGGGCTGGGCCTGGGCCAGAGCCGCCAGAAGTTCGCCTACCTGCCCGAGCACCACACGGACTTCATCTTCGCCATCCTGGGCGAGGAGCTGGGCTGGGTCGGGGCGATGACGGTGGTGGTGCTCTTCTGCGTCGTCGCCTGGAGAGGCTATCGCATCGCCCTGGGCCTGCGGGATCCCTACCAGCAGGTGCTGGCCACCGGCCTGGTCGTCTTGCTGGTGGGCCAGGCCCTGATCAACATGGGCGTCGTCAGCGGGATCCTGCCCGTGACGGGCATCCCCCTGCCCTTCCTCTCCTACGGGGGCAGCTCCCTGATCGGCAGCCTGACGGTGGTGGGCGTTTTGCTGGCACTCTCCCGAAAGAGCGTGGTCTGA